One window of the Salvia splendens isolate huo1 chromosome 1, SspV2, whole genome shotgun sequence genome contains the following:
- the LOC121757323 gene encoding uncharacterized protein LOC121757323 — MANGNIKPTHWRGMHLRMKPPTQAETRRPRPLAMAVKWHPPDQPWIKVNTDGAYADATKKGGGGYILAAFSAPLEAQSALEAELLAIIHGTNLAKEFGRPIWVEADAEQVVKLINSTSWGPAHTRRAMTRIGILMRQHTIRTTFIHREGNKAADYLAKLGLDRTIFCRMSAETAPRMLKAIARMDEMGIPNIRVHDEDRE, encoded by the coding sequence ATGGCCAACGGAAATATCAAGCCAACACATTGGAGAGGCATGCATCTTAGGATGAAGCCTCCGACGCAGGCCGAGACTAGAAGGCCTAGACCACTTGCCATGGCAGTCAAGTGGCACCCCCCGGACCAACCATGGATCAAGGTCAACACGGATGGTGCCTACGCGGACGCAACAAAAAAGGGAGGCGGAGGATATATCCTTGCCGCTTTCTCGGCCCCTCTCGAAGCACAATCAGCTTTGGAGGCCGAACTTTTGGCAATTATCCATGGCACTAACCTGGCCAAGGAATTTGGGCGGCCAATTTGGGTCGAAGCGGATGCAGAACAAGTGGTCAAGCTCATTAATAGCACTTCATGGGGGCCTGCACACACCCGCCGAGCCATGACGCGCATTGGCATCCTCATGCGCCAACACACCATCCGAACCACATTCATCCATAGGGAAGGAAACAAAGCAGCCGATTACCTAGCCAAATTGGGTCTTGACCGAACCATCTTCTGCCGCATGTCTGCAGAAACAGCCCCAAGAATGCTCAAAGCCATTGCCCGTATGGACGAGATGGGAATACCCAACATCCGGGTGCACGATGAAGACCGAGAGTAG